One region of Glycine max cultivar Williams 82 chromosome 9, Glycine_max_v4.0, whole genome shotgun sequence genomic DNA includes:
- the LOC100798263 gene encoding uncharacterized protein, with the protein MVRTRGLGRAIGRVIGRDRQDEDDAVDVPQRRKPTASARRQQVQQMTEDVSHMTEDVPHMAEDAPEMTTDIQAIVAEDLGRDGAEGSHADDAEGFRGGPRDPSVLTSFVDHVANAIWSGQERPKLKLVSHGRKVMLIGRSVPEIEGLVDAT; encoded by the exons atggttagaacacgaggtttaggtcgtgctaTAGGTAGGGTTATAGGCAGAGATAGACAGGATGAGGATGATGCAGTTGATGTTCCACAGAGGCGTAAGCCTACTGCATCAGCCCGTAGGCAACAGGTTCAACAAATGACTGAGGATGTTTCTCACATGACTGAGGATGTCCCTCATATGGCTGAGGATGCACCTGAGATGACTACGGACATACAGGCGATTGTTGCAGAGGACTTAGGTCGTGATGGTGCTGAGGGGTCACATGCTGATGATGCTGAGGGATTCCGAGGTGGGCCACGTGACCCATCAGTGCTGACTTCATTTGTAGACCATGTTGCAAATGCCATTTGGAGTGGACAA gaacgTCCTAAGTTGAAGTTGGTGTCCCACGGGAGGAAGGTGATGTTAATTGGGAGGtcagtgcctgagattgaaggaCTGGTTGATGCCACATGA
- the LOC121172840 gene encoding protein MAIN-LIKE 2-like, translated as MLRPTSSARRQWAAALVAEDVEHVDHAADEERPELKLSSHVRKVQKFGRSALEIEGIVVATGLSHLISCSLDTGDMGLIFAFADKWHKETSSFHLLVGEVTITLNDVASFLHLPITGAFHTFNALHVDQAMDLLVELLKVSTQEAKDDTFQCHGAYFCLAWLRDIYRSKCDAGQWTVAARAYPLYLVGCTLFSNKSVTHVPVIFLYAFRDLGQIGSYSWGAAALVHMYENLNDASKKTVRQLVGYITLQHCWIYKYFSTVALCVADEDYHEKKPRGCCWKFGKALLVSTYHKWLDRLMSGTVCWIPYGDHRAFREFELISLFFGQIRWGQSIVIQ; from the exons atgcTAAG GCCAACATCATCTGCACGTAGACAATGGGCAGCTGCACTTGTTGCTGAGGATGTTGAGCATGTGGATCATGCAGCTGACGAG gaACGTCCGGAGTTGAAGTTGTCCTCTCATGTAAGGAAAGTACAGAAATTTGGAAGGTCTGCTCTAGAGATTGAAGGCATAGTGGttgccacaggattaagtcaTCTGATTTCATGTTCCTTGGACACTGGTGACATGGGACTTATATTTGCTTTTGCGGATAAGTGGCATaaggaaactagtagtttccatCTTTTGGTAGGAGAGGTCACTATCACGCTCAATGATGTGGCATCGTTCCTACACTTGCCCATTACAGGCGCCTTCCATACCTTTAATGCTCTTCATGTAGACCAAGCCATGGACTTGTTAGTTGAGTTGCTTAAAGTCAGTACACAAGAAGCAAAAGATGACACATTTCAATGCCATGGGGCATATTTTTGCCTAGCCTGGCTACGAGACATTTATCGTAGCAAATGTGATGCGGGACAGTGGACCGTAGCAGCTCGAGCATATCCTTTGTATCTAGTAGGTTGCACATTGTTTTCTAACAAGAGTGTCACACACGTGCCTGTGATATTCTTGTATGCATTTCGTGACCTCGGCCAAATTGGAAGCTACTCATGGGGAGCGGCTGCACTGGTCCATATGTATGagaatttgaatgatgcgtcaAAGAAAACTGTCAGGCAACTTGTAGGATATATCACACTGCAAcat TGTTGGATCTACAAGTATTTTTCTACTGTTGCTTTGTGTGTTGCTGATGAGGATTATCATGAAAAGAAACCACGTGGTTGTTGTTGGAAGTTTGGGAAGGCATTACTGGTGTCAACGTATCATAAGTGGTTGGATAGATTGATGTCCGGCACTGTGTGTTGGATTCCTTATGGTGACCACCGTGCATTCAGAGAATTTGAGTTGATCTCCTTATTTTTtggacaaatcagatggggtcAATCTATTGTGATACAATGA